From a region of the Corallococcus coralloides DSM 2259 genome:
- a CDS encoding DUF1993 domain-containing protein, with amino-acid sequence MYFETFSQMKKQLGQLSKWLETAAAHAKAKSFDPNLYLNFRLAPDQLPFVRQVQIGCDAVKLAASRLSGKAAPSNPDTEQTLEELSARVRSTIAYLDTFTAKDFEGAAGRIVTHPRWEGQVMSGADYFLENAVPNFFFHVTHAYALLRHNGVNLGKADYLGSQSLRAP; translated from the coding sequence ATGTACTTCGAGACCTTTTCGCAGATGAAGAAGCAGCTGGGGCAGTTGAGCAAGTGGCTGGAGACGGCCGCGGCCCATGCCAAGGCGAAGTCCTTCGACCCGAACCTCTACCTGAACTTCCGGCTGGCGCCGGACCAGCTCCCGTTCGTGCGGCAGGTGCAGATCGGCTGTGACGCCGTGAAGCTCGCGGCCTCGCGATTGTCAGGCAAGGCCGCGCCGTCAAACCCGGACACGGAGCAGACGCTGGAGGAGCTCAGCGCCCGCGTCCGGTCCACCATCGCGTACCTGGACACGTTCACGGCGAAGGACTTCGAGGGCGCCGCCGGACGCATCGTCACCCACCCCCGGTGGGAGGGCCAGGTGATGAGCGGCGCGGACTACTTCCTGGAGAACGCGGTCCCCAACTTCTTCTTCCACGTCACCCACGCGTACGCGCTCCTGCGGCACAACGGCGTCAACCTGGGCAAGGCGGACTACCTGGGGTCGCAGAGCCTTCGCGCGCCCTGA